The Castor canadensis chromosome X, mCasCan1.hap1v2, whole genome shotgun sequence genome includes a region encoding these proteins:
- the LOC109675844 gene encoding G-protein coupled receptor 83-like, whose product MSYADELTPEALSVPRGFDDLITSTTSQVLQAMSNAESAVGRACSKGVLSMIPDHMPNMGDLADTSSPLGSEVVSQDEGVQFWLVIGYTIVVFAAILGNWVLNHVIMKYKRVHTATGLFVVNISVTNMMLALLSSPFTMVRYLCNSLVFGKMTCHFSRFAQYSCAYVTVMTMAAISLDRHRVMLYPLKSRITPMQGNVCIIIIWIVSTCAALPHAIYQKLYQVEIGNITEETACLPSFPYTSESTWKYLDLSTFLLFFILPLMVLVVVYGHVAKKLWIHNAIDDINIHTYICQRGKKKQTLKMLMTVVLVYTISWLPLNLYLMLLSSESISSHNGLYFFLHWLAISSSCYNPYIYCWLSDSFRIEVQKVIMEIQKMLIDGISRLRGEHCLLSSVSPTQRPAWVDPNPGVPKFPRFKDFDELPSSPPSSAVEISFLYPSVSRV is encoded by the exons ATGAGCTATGCGGACGAGTTGACTCCGGAAGCTCTGAGCGTGCCCAGAGGCTTTGATGACCTGATaacctccaccacctcccaggtGCTGCAGGCCATGTCCAATGCCGAGTCTGCGGTCGGCCGCGCCTGCAGCAAAGGTGTGCTCTCCATGATACCAGACCACATGCCAAACATGGGTGACCTGGCGGACACTTCGAGTCCCCTAGGTTCGGAAGTGGTGTCCCAAGACGAGGGGGTGCAGTTTTGGCTAGTGATAGGTTACACCATAGTGGTCTTTGCTGCCATCCTAGGCAACTGGGTCTTAAACCATGTAATTATGAAGTACAAGAGGGTGCACACCGCAACTGGCCTCTTCGTCGTCAACATTTCCGTCACCAACATGATGCTGGCTCTTCTCAGCTCTCCCTTCACTATG GTTCGCTATCTGTGTAATTCCTTGGTGTTTGGGAAGATGACATGCCACTTCAGTCGCTTTGCCCAGTACTCTTGTGCCTATGTAACTGTGATGACCATGGCTGCTATTTCCCTGGATCGACATCGG GTCATGCTATATCCCCTGAAGTCCCGGATTACTCCCATGCAAGGCAATGTTTGCATCATCATCATCTGGATTGTGAGCACCTGTGCTGCTCTGCCACATGCCATTTACCAGAAGCTTTACCAAGTGGAGATTGG AAACATAACTGAGGAAACTGCCTGCCTCCCCAGTTTCCCATATACTTCAGAATCCACGTGGAAATACCTTGACCTGAGTACCTTTTTGCTCTTCTTCATCTTGCCATTGATGGTGCTAGTGGTTGTTTATGGTCATGTGGCCAAGAAGCTGTGGATCCATAATGCTATTGATGACATCAACATCCACACTTATATCTGCCAGCGAGGGAAGAAGAAGCAGACCTTGAAGATGCTGATGACAGTGGTGCTTGTTTACACAATCAGCTGGCTCCCCCTCAACCTCTACCTGATGCTGCTCTCTAGCGAATCCATCTCAAGCCATAATGGTCTCTACTTTTTCCTCCACTGGCTGGCAATCAGCAGCTCCTGCTACAACCCTTACATCTATTGCTGGCTCAGTGATAGCTTCCGAATTGAAGTTCAGAAGGTTatcatggaaatccagaaaatgcTGATAGATGGGATCAGCCGCCTGAGAGGGGAGCACTGCCTGCTGAGTTCTGTATCACCCACACAACGCCCTGCCTGGGTGGATCCCAATCCTGGAGTGCCCAAATTCCCACGATTCAAAGATTTTGATGAGCTACCCAGTTCTCCTCCCTCCTCAGCGGTGGAAATTTCCTTTCTCTATCCATCAGTGTCTAGAGTTTAA